In Vibrio hippocampi, the following are encoded in one genomic region:
- a CDS encoding ABC transporter ATP-binding protein encodes MEVTNLHKQFGDHEVLKGVSLCAREGEVISLIGGSGSGKSTLLRCINMLEVPNQGLVYIDGQGIETDIDQKGIPFVRDQRQLLDVRSHLGMVFQNFNLWPHRTVLENLIEAPIHVFGESKAEATVRAEALLERVGMIEKKDVYPSFLSGGQQQRVAIARALAVEPKAMLFDEPTSALDPELVGEVLKVIRSLADEGRTMILVTHEMAFARDVSSHVAFLHQGIIEEQGAPNEIFHNPQSERFRQFINAQHTR; translated from the coding sequence ATTGAAGTGACTAATCTGCACAAGCAGTTCGGAGACCATGAAGTACTGAAAGGGGTTTCTCTTTGTGCCCGTGAAGGGGAAGTCATCTCGCTTATCGGCGGTTCTGGTTCAGGCAAAAGTACCCTGCTTCGCTGTATTAACATGCTGGAAGTCCCAAATCAGGGACTGGTTTATATTGATGGGCAAGGCATTGAAACCGATATCGACCAGAAAGGCATTCCCTTTGTTCGTGATCAACGACAACTTCTTGATGTTCGCTCGCACCTTGGCATGGTGTTTCAGAACTTCAACCTCTGGCCTCACCGTACCGTACTTGAAAACCTAATTGAAGCTCCCATCCATGTATTTGGCGAGTCTAAAGCCGAAGCAACGGTTCGCGCGGAAGCGCTACTCGAACGGGTCGGTATGATTGAGAAAAAAGACGTGTACCCAAGCTTCCTATCCGGTGGTCAGCAACAGCGTGTCGCCATTGCGCGAGCCCTTGCTGTTGAGCCTAAAGCCATGCTGTTTGATGAACCGACATCCGCACTTGACCCTGAACTGGTCGGCGAAGTCCTTAAAGTCATCCGTTCACTGGCGGACGAAGGGAGAACCATGATTCTGGTGACTCATGAAATGGCGTTTGCCCGCGATGTATCCTCTCACGTTGCCTTCCTGCACCAAGGTATTATCGAAGAACAAGGCGCGCCAAACGAAATCTTCCATAACCCGCAAAGTGAACGGTTCCGTCAGTTCATCAATGCGCAGCATACGCGCTAA
- a CDS encoding ABC transporter permease: MNEAFELLGFGEGGWGPALMKGAWITMQISIGGFAVGLLVGLITALAKLNAPKPIKRVANAYTTVCRAVPELLLIILLFYGGSSLINALSGMLGFGDVDVAGMPVAIVVLGLVQGAYSSEIFRGAIKAVNIGQIEASYAYGMSRAQTFWRVTLPMMAPNALAGLSNLWVYIIKDSALISVVGTNELLYTAKQAGGSTREYLIFFGAAAAIYYIITLISSYGLKLLENHLRRWQPKH, encoded by the coding sequence ATGAATGAAGCTTTCGAACTACTCGGATTTGGAGAAGGGGGCTGGGGTCCAGCCCTTATGAAAGGCGCGTGGATCACCATGCAGATCTCCATTGGCGGCTTTGCGGTTGGACTTCTTGTGGGTCTTATCACTGCCCTCGCCAAACTGAATGCCCCAAAACCGATAAAAAGGGTGGCCAACGCCTATACCACAGTATGTCGAGCAGTCCCTGAGTTACTTCTGATCATTTTGCTGTTTTACGGAGGTAGCAGCCTAATCAATGCGCTGAGTGGTATGTTAGGTTTCGGTGATGTGGACGTCGCTGGCATGCCCGTTGCGATAGTGGTTCTTGGTTTGGTTCAGGGCGCTTATTCCTCTGAGATTTTCCGTGGTGCGATTAAAGCGGTCAATATTGGACAGATTGAAGCAAGCTATGCCTACGGTATGTCTCGGGCTCAAACTTTCTGGCGTGTAACCCTGCCAATGATGGCACCCAACGCCCTCGCCGGTCTTTCCAATCTCTGGGTTTACATCATCAAAGACAGTGCATTGATTAGTGTTGTTGGCACCAACGAGTTGCTCTACACAGCAAAGCAGGCCGGTGGCTCTACTCGAGAGTATCTGATCTTCTTTGGCGCTGCAGCCGCGATCTATTACATCATTACCCTTATCTCAAGCTATGGACTGAAACTGCTTGAGAATCACCTGCGCCGCTGGCAGCCAAAGCATTAA
- a CDS encoding ABC transporter permease produces MDIIMEYADLLLEGLSATLSLLIISLIFGFIFAILVALARLSTSKLIAYPAFLFTSIIRGTPLLVQIYIYYYGLGALFSQMPEIRSSFLWTYLRDGYWYIAFALIISTAGYLGEVIRGGLLSVPKGEVEAARAFGMTGFKALLRVRLPRAIYLLTPTLAGETVLLLKSTALASTIAVVDLLGAANRIRSITFEVYKPLLLVAIIYLLMTLLIEFAFRRIEDRIPVKG; encoded by the coding sequence ATGGACATCATAATGGAATACGCGGATCTGCTACTGGAAGGACTGTCGGCAACGCTCTCTCTACTGATAATCTCATTAATCTTCGGATTTATATTCGCTATCTTGGTGGCGCTGGCTCGTTTGTCGACCTCAAAATTGATCGCTTACCCGGCGTTCTTGTTTACCAGCATCATTCGCGGGACACCGCTACTGGTTCAGATCTACATTTATTACTACGGCCTTGGCGCATTGTTTTCACAAATGCCAGAAATTCGTTCCAGCTTTTTGTGGACTTACCTCAGAGACGGGTACTGGTATATCGCATTTGCGTTGATCATTTCCACTGCTGGCTACTTAGGTGAAGTGATTCGCGGCGGTCTGCTTTCTGTCCCCAAGGGGGAAGTAGAAGCTGCCCGTGCATTCGGTATGACAGGATTCAAAGCGCTGTTACGTGTTCGACTACCGCGTGCCATCTATCTGCTAACTCCCACACTTGCAGGGGAAACCGTGCTACTTCTCAAATCAACAGCGCTCGCGTCAACCATCGCAGTGGTCGATCTACTGGGCGCAGCAAACCGTATTCGTTCAATTACCTTTGAAGTCTATAAACCGCTGCTTTTGGTTGCCATCATCTACTTGCTGATGACCCTTCTGATTGAATTTGCGTTCCGTCGCATTGAAGATCGTATTCCGGTAAAGGGGTAG
- a CDS encoding DMT family transporter has protein sequence MTTSAQSASYHNTSKGILLCFAAYATFSVQDAVMKWMVADFTVAELLFWRALTSLLVGFAFGGKALIRQTIDSPVLKPLIWRSFIATMAWVFYYLSAIGLSLSQMTTIYYSAPIMVVILAVALLKERPTKLQWSSVLVGFVGVIIASRPEGTDQVMSVFFALFSALLWAYTYILLRKLSGQSTVFVQLFAANTMTVLLTGLSLPWTFTAFDPPTIGVMVFTGIIGLAGQYFLFASFEHAEATVLAPIEYTGLIWAFLFSYFIWGNQPSTFLIIGAVFISLSGLLSVLANNRKKQLKPQDSYS, from the coding sequence ATGACAACTTCAGCCCAATCAGCATCTTACCACAATACCAGCAAAGGGATTCTGCTCTGTTTTGCTGCCTATGCGACTTTTTCGGTGCAAGATGCCGTAATGAAATGGATGGTGGCAGATTTTACCGTCGCAGAGTTACTTTTTTGGCGTGCCCTAACCTCTCTGCTTGTTGGTTTTGCTTTTGGTGGTAAAGCCTTAATTAGGCAAACCATAGATTCACCTGTACTTAAACCACTGATATGGCGCAGCTTTATCGCCACCATGGCATGGGTATTCTATTACCTTTCTGCCATTGGCTTAAGTCTGTCGCAGATGACCACCATTTACTACTCTGCACCGATAATGGTCGTCATTCTCGCCGTCGCACTGCTCAAAGAAAGACCCACTAAATTGCAGTGGAGCAGCGTCTTAGTTGGTTTTGTCGGGGTGATTATTGCTTCTCGTCCAGAGGGGACAGATCAGGTAATGTCAGTGTTCTTTGCACTTTTTTCTGCACTACTTTGGGCCTATACCTACATTTTGCTGCGCAAGCTTTCAGGTCAATCCACCGTATTTGTCCAGTTATTTGCCGCAAACACTATGACAGTCCTACTTACAGGTCTCTCGCTTCCGTGGACATTTACCGCATTCGATCCACCGACCATTGGCGTCATGGTATTCACCGGTATTATTGGACTCGCAGGTCAATACTTCTTATTCGCCAGTTTTGAACACGCAGAAGCGACAGTGCTCGCTCCCATCGAGTACACCGGTCTTATCTGGGCATTTCTATTTTCCTACTTTATTTGGGGGAACCAACCTAGCACCTTTTTGATCATTGGTGCGGTATTCATTTCGCTGAGCGGTCTGCTGTCCGTTCTGGCAAATAACCGTAAAAAGCAACTTAAACCACAAGATAGTTATTCGTAA
- a CDS encoding transporter substrate-binding domain-containing protein — protein sequence MKKLLITLSLLFTATTSFAADVVKVGIAAEPYPPMSSKNADGSWEGFEIDLLGEVCKEAKLDCQIKEIAWDGIIPALLSKKIDVIFTSMSVTEERAKKVLFTKPYYNTLPAVIGLPNQKFAFDKETLKRKIIGVQTSTISAFYIKEKVGKFAEIREYGTQDEVNADLLAGRIDFMMADAIPAVDFYEKNKSLLENYGGVKHEPILGEGVAAAVRHGDTALEGKFSTAIDTLVKSDTYTKLSMNYFQTNIAPE from the coding sequence ATGAAAAAGTTACTCATCACACTTTCACTTCTTTTCACCGCGACCACCAGTTTTGCCGCCGATGTCGTCAAAGTCGGTATTGCCGCAGAACCCTACCCACCGATGTCGAGCAAAAATGCTGATGGCTCATGGGAAGGTTTTGAAATCGATCTGCTGGGCGAAGTCTGTAAAGAAGCTAAGCTTGATTGCCAGATCAAAGAAATCGCATGGGACGGTATTATTCCGGCACTACTGAGTAAAAAGATCGATGTGATCTTTACCTCGATGTCTGTGACTGAAGAGCGTGCGAAAAAAGTCCTTTTTACTAAGCCATATTACAACACGCTACCGGCCGTTATTGGATTACCAAATCAGAAATTCGCTTTCGACAAAGAAACACTGAAACGCAAGATTATCGGTGTACAAACGTCCACTATTTCTGCCTTTTATATAAAAGAGAAAGTAGGCAAATTTGCAGAAATTCGTGAGTATGGCACTCAAGATGAAGTTAATGCTGATCTGCTGGCAGGTCGTATCGATTTTATGATGGCAGACGCAATCCCAGCGGTAGATTTCTACGAAAAAAACAAGTCACTACTTGAGAACTACGGCGGTGTAAAGCATGAACCCATCCTTGGTGAAGGTGTAGCGGCAGCCGTTCGTCATGGTGATACTGCACTTGAAGGTAAATTCAGTACTGCCATTGATACCTTGGTAAAAAGCGATACTTATACCAAATTATCCATGAACTATTTCCAAACAAACATTGCCCCAGAGTAA
- a CDS encoding TetR family transcriptional regulator C-terminal domain-containing protein, which translates to MREKKFSRCEPDQRRDLLVRSAIRCLEAEGHAGLSVRKITKEANVSQGMVNHHFGSMNALITQAYDVLSQEFMQSISALLENNPNTAADKLDIIFQQNFAKECMSPSYLRAWLVFWSLIPNSPEMAEAYTRNNRELETLLGELLTEISHEDGLVIDDISIASQSLMAVLDGLWVRESIEHRENATENALSVARNWLKMFRGGMFS; encoded by the coding sequence ATGAGAGAAAAAAAATTCTCCCGATGTGAACCGGATCAACGTCGAGATCTATTAGTTAGAAGTGCTATTCGCTGTTTAGAGGCTGAGGGTCATGCTGGTCTTTCCGTGAGAAAAATCACCAAAGAAGCCAACGTATCCCAAGGTATGGTTAACCATCACTTCGGCTCAATGAACGCGCTGATCACACAAGCCTATGACGTCTTGTCACAGGAGTTTATGCAATCCATCAGCGCCCTACTGGAAAACAATCCTAACACTGCAGCCGATAAATTAGACATTATCTTCCAACAGAACTTTGCTAAAGAGTGTATGAGCCCGTCCTATTTGCGAGCTTGGCTGGTTTTCTGGAGCTTGATTCCCAACTCACCTGAAATGGCAGAGGCTTATACCCGTAATAACCGTGAGCTCGAAACACTGCTTGGTGAACTGCTAACCGAAATCAGCCACGAAGATGGCTTAGTTATTGATGATATTTCCATCGCCAGCCAGAGTTTGATGGCCGTGCTTGACGGACTTTGGGTTAGGGAGAGCATTGAGCACAGAGAAAATGCAACGGAGAACGCACTAAGCGTTGCCCGTAACTGGCTGAAGATGTTCCGAGGTGGCATGTTTAGTTAA
- a CDS encoding dimethylarginine dimethylaminohydrolase family protein, whose amino-acid sequence MSNYGCQLMAKSMSRVLMRRPSESLRQADPAKWHYNHLFDAEQAIEQYQAFVELIEKSGTEIVWIEDNGDGLSDAMFTRDASLITKAGAVPLRMGKALRSPEPALHRQAYEQAGIPILGELTGDAMVEGGDTIWLNENTLLVGLGFRSNEEGVKQLNDLLNPQGIKVLGFDMPYWTGEEACLHLMSVISPLSETKYLVHPPLIPARLWSLLKQSDIELVIAPADEFEASFGLNLNVLPTSPDNCIMIDGFPKTQQVMEENGVTVSVFSGEALCMACEGGPTCLTNPIVRG is encoded by the coding sequence ATGTCTAATTATGGTTGCCAGTTAATGGCTAAAAGTATGAGCCGAGTGTTAATGCGCCGCCCAAGCGAAAGCTTAAGACAAGCAGATCCAGCTAAGTGGCATTACAATCATCTTTTTGATGCGGAACAGGCGATTGAGCAGTATCAGGCCTTTGTAGAATTGATCGAAAAATCCGGCACCGAAATTGTGTGGATAGAAGATAATGGCGATGGTTTATCTGATGCCATGTTCACGCGCGATGCGTCACTGATTACCAAAGCGGGTGCGGTTCCCTTACGCATGGGTAAAGCACTTCGCTCCCCAGAGCCCGCGTTGCATCGTCAGGCTTATGAGCAAGCCGGTATACCTATTCTCGGTGAATTGACGGGTGACGCAATGGTGGAAGGTGGTGATACCATCTGGCTAAACGAAAATACTTTATTGGTAGGACTTGGATTCCGTTCAAACGAAGAGGGGGTTAAACAGCTTAATGACTTGCTGAACCCTCAAGGTATAAAGGTACTCGGTTTTGATATGCCTTATTGGACAGGCGAAGAGGCCTGTCTGCATTTGATGTCCGTAATCTCACCGCTTAGTGAAACCAAGTATCTTGTGCATCCGCCATTAATTCCTGCCCGCTTATGGAGTTTGCTGAAACAGTCCGATATTGAATTGGTTATCGCACCCGCTGATGAATTTGAAGCGTCGTTTGGGCTTAATCTTAATGTACTTCCGACATCACCGGACAACTGCATCATGATTGATGGTTTTCCAAAAACCCAGCAAGTTATGGAAGAAAATGGGGTCACTGTTAGCGTATTTAGTGGTGAGGCACTTTGTATGGCTTGTGAAGGTGGACCAACTTGTCTTACTAATCCTATTGTTCGGGGCTAG
- a CDS encoding TetR/AcrR family transcriptional regulator — protein sequence MKSKIRVSQQEKSQLRKAELIDATLQVIAREGVSAATVRSISEQANVTQGLIRYHFTNKDELITAAYEKHMTDLIDLAAHSTSDRRCSNAKARLAMFVRASVIPPVVDTQVLAIWAGFFQLLFHNEPMRESHKKTYHLLRRHIQTLIADVLEEEKRTTSEAELRILSIACNAILDGIWIEGGIIPEEFGQNELIDTVINAVSAIIQTDLTPHRD from the coding sequence ATGAAATCTAAAATTCGAGTATCACAGCAAGAAAAGTCACAACTCCGAAAAGCAGAGTTAATTGATGCCACTCTACAAGTCATCGCCCGAGAAGGGGTCAGTGCGGCGACAGTGCGGTCTATTTCCGAACAAGCAAACGTAACGCAAGGACTGATTCGCTATCACTTCACCAACAAAGATGAGTTGATCACGGCGGCCTACGAAAAGCATATGACCGATCTCATCGATCTTGCCGCTCACAGTACGTCGGATAGACGTTGTTCGAATGCAAAAGCACGACTGGCGATGTTTGTTCGTGCATCTGTCATTCCACCCGTCGTGGATACGCAGGTACTCGCAATCTGGGCCGGATTTTTCCAGCTTTTGTTTCACAACGAACCCATGCGAGAAAGCCATAAAAAAACCTATCACCTACTTCGCCGCCATATCCAAACATTAATTGCCGATGTACTCGAAGAGGAAAAGCGCACAACCAGTGAAGCCGAATTGCGTATTTTGAGTATTGCCTGTAATGCAATTCTGGATGGGATATGGATTGAAGGCGGAATTATCCCTGAAGAGTTTGGTCAGAATGAACTGATCGATACTGTCATCAATGCAGTTAGCGCGATTATCCAGACAGACTTAACCCCCCATCGAGATTGA
- a CDS encoding Ig-like domain-containing protein has translation MKLMGCAEMYPAMDKIGASVEERQMSLYSMNNLTNYALTFALAGSLVACGGEGNSPGNSSGGGGDIDVTPAVSLYSQDTIEHSATNMPITVDLSHHLVASDGGELRLDSIESLSAAEACANVSIDGVSYRLPAVSQPVLCEYRYTVEHIPTGQQFSDDTMVSRLIVQEMAPVIQYSAQARSLSIPSSTLAPMHASISSAGDSITLNLASHFATSFPQTADGESYILSDNILVLGNGSIERIPATGGGVETDKFIYNSSSGDPGGVTRILYSLTDDFDLDGIGDFQVGAIDISVSADGSNQMPVATSFIWDNAGADIKTDGTTYTIDVSKQLSSDCTYANSDPTTNSCLFDADGDTLQLTGVYSYDANASVTSPTVLDSTSFDVSFAYTGVHDITYYVSDHYGGFAMGTVRVDIPHNSAPVFKGPLIVEVEAGQTATATITSSDLIDLDGDTVTLQSVSAPHDGGTVVLGTTSNAGSADITFTYTPKTVTEGIVNVKASFSDGLATTEGDIIFLVNPISTLSEKPLADRSFIATFDPATSPTQAQSITIDTSTLFDGLAAGEVVTVKNEFYGNLLGTVSATGNPGDSDITYTPSGGVYGVDDFAFTITTDLGNQITSYIKVTIGDPPELEITALEAIEGSNDLVTAQVTCEYCDVTSYEYTWLINGEIVSNDPSFTITDEQRPYAVTLLVVAYDVFGQSTYKVEMFDLFKLTLGTFDQPAESCDAIFEQYNSPYAVVADDGEYWIQGTPSKFKTQCDMVSYADSVTQNKATGGYTLIWSYSAKTNLTRFGGDTTVFSQTGKNLHWGSTSYLAAGVGYPLTLSEDHETDYNNFRISQTDADRLNGRIIRLNYTSDPSVETIDSDPDGVVEDWSIETLSADSVSLIGTTMAGTGSYRNQVNGWTGTIKGMAFSMDERMENISFNGIIPSRVPYAYIIQNSSNHPWMMFLHVPLDNGIGLEPLWLDTVFGGYDTDFSNNQADGADLFFKCTNPTSGDGGYTGLSGPSCRTTIGGAATYHDAINNGEGYVAQWWVK, from the coding sequence ATGAAATTAATGGGTTGCGCCGAAATGTATCCAGCAATGGATAAAATCGGCGCAAGTGTTGAGGAACGTCAGATGAGTTTATACAGTATGAATAATCTAACTAATTACGCCCTAACCTTCGCGCTTGCTGGGTCATTGGTGGCATGTGGTGGAGAGGGAAACTCACCTGGAAATTCGTCGGGGGGTGGCGGTGACATAGACGTAACACCCGCAGTGTCGCTATACAGCCAAGATACTATTGAGCATAGCGCCACCAATATGCCGATTACGGTCGACCTATCTCACCACTTAGTCGCCTCCGATGGCGGTGAACTAAGACTCGACAGTATTGAATCCCTTTCCGCAGCAGAGGCTTGCGCCAATGTGAGTATTGATGGGGTGAGCTATCGTTTGCCCGCGGTTTCACAACCCGTGCTTTGTGAATATCGCTATACGGTAGAACATATTCCTACCGGACAGCAGTTTAGTGACGATACGATGGTTTCGCGCCTTATCGTGCAAGAGATGGCACCGGTTATTCAGTATTCGGCACAGGCACGCTCATTGTCGATACCGTCTTCAACGCTTGCGCCAATGCACGCCTCCATCTCGTCTGCGGGTGATTCCATCACACTCAACTTAGCCTCCCATTTTGCAACCAGTTTTCCGCAAACTGCGGATGGGGAGTCGTACATACTTAGCGACAATATTCTGGTGCTAGGCAATGGCTCAATTGAGCGAATCCCTGCAACTGGCGGCGGTGTAGAAACCGATAAGTTTATCTATAACAGCAGCAGCGGTGATCCAGGTGGTGTTACGCGTATTCTTTATTCTCTGACGGATGATTTTGACCTCGATGGGATCGGGGACTTTCAGGTGGGTGCGATTGATATTAGCGTCAGCGCTGATGGCAGTAACCAGATGCCAGTAGCGACAAGCTTTATTTGGGATAATGCCGGAGCGGATATTAAGACCGACGGCACCACGTACACCATCGATGTCAGCAAGCAACTGAGTTCAGATTGTACCTACGCGAACAGCGATCCTACGACCAATAGTTGTCTCTTTGATGCGGATGGTGACACTTTACAGCTAACCGGCGTTTACTCCTATGATGCTAACGCCAGTGTGACATCACCAACGGTGCTTGATTCAACGTCGTTTGATGTCTCGTTTGCTTACACTGGTGTCCATGATATTACCTACTACGTCAGTGATCACTACGGTGGGTTTGCGATGGGCACGGTTCGAGTCGATATCCCTCATAACAGTGCTCCTGTCTTTAAAGGTCCACTCATTGTGGAAGTTGAGGCAGGTCAAACTGCGACAGCAACCATCACCAGCAGCGACTTAATCGATCTTGATGGCGATACCGTCACGTTACAGAGTGTCTCTGCGCCACACGATGGGGGAACGGTCGTGTTGGGGACGACCAGCAATGCTGGAAGCGCTGATATCACCTTCACTTATACACCTAAGACGGTTACCGAGGGTATTGTCAATGTAAAAGCATCCTTCTCGGATGGGCTTGCGACCACCGAAGGAGACATTATTTTCCTAGTGAATCCAATATCAACATTATCAGAGAAGCCCTTGGCGGATCGTAGCTTTATCGCCACATTTGATCCGGCGACATCACCGACTCAAGCCCAATCGATCACCATAGATACATCTACCCTATTTGATGGTCTCGCTGCGGGTGAGGTGGTGACGGTGAAAAATGAGTTTTATGGCAACTTATTGGGCACGGTTTCCGCGACTGGCAATCCCGGTGACAGCGACATCACCTACACGCCAAGTGGTGGCGTCTATGGTGTTGACGATTTTGCTTTCACCATCACCACCGATTTAGGTAACCAGATTACCAGTTATATCAAAGTCACCATTGGTGATCCTCCTGAGCTAGAAATTACGGCACTTGAGGCTATAGAGGGAAGTAATGACCTTGTGACCGCACAAGTCACCTGTGAATATTGTGACGTCACCAGCTATGAATATACTTGGCTCATTAATGGTGAAATTGTTTCTAACGATCCGTCGTTTACGATTACCGATGAGCAAAGACCGTATGCCGTGACTTTATTGGTGGTTGCCTATGATGTGTTTGGTCAATCAACCTATAAGGTCGAGATGTTTGACTTATTTAAACTCACACTGGGGACTTTTGATCAGCCAGCCGAGAGCTGCGATGCGATTTTTGAACAATACAATTCTCCTTACGCTGTCGTTGCGGACGATGGAGAGTATTGGATCCAAGGCACACCATCAAAATTTAAGACTCAATGCGATATGGTCTCTTATGCAGATAGTGTGACTCAGAATAAAGCGACTGGCGGATATACCTTAATTTGGTCTTATTCAGCTAAAACCAATTTGACCCGTTTTGGTGGCGATACCACCGTGTTTAGCCAAACCGGTAAAAATCTTCACTGGGGATCAACCTCATATCTAGCAGCGGGTGTAGGCTATCCTCTCACCCTGAGTGAAGATCATGAAACGGATTATAATAACTTTAGAATTAGTCAGACAGATGCCGATAGACTCAATGGGCGTATCATTCGGCTTAACTATACCTCGGATCCCTCTGTGGAAACTATTGATAGCGATCCCGATGGTGTTGTTGAAGATTGGTCAATTGAGACATTAAGTGCTGATTCAGTCAGTTTAATTGGTACAACTATGGCGGGCACAGGCAGCTATCGAAATCAAGTGAATGGCTGGACGGGGACGATTAAAGGTATGGCGTTTAGTATGGATGAGCGTATGGAGAACATATCATTTAATGGCATCATTCCTAGTCGTGTGCCTTATGCGTATATTATCCAAAACAGCAGTAATCACCCGTGGATGATGTTCCTTCACGTCCCTCTTGACAATGGCATTGGGCTGGAACCACTATGGTTGGATACGGTATTTGGTGGCTATGACACGGATTTTTCAAACAATCAAGCCGATGGTGCGGATCTGTTTTTTAAATGCACCAACCCCACCTCTGGGGATGGAGGTTACACAGGTCTTTCAGGACCATCTTGCCGTACAACAATCGGCGGTGCTGCCACCTACCACGATGCGATTAACAACGGTGAAGGTTATGTGGCGCAGTGGTGGGTAAAATAA